The sequence below is a genomic window from Gossypium hirsutum isolate 1008001.06 chromosome A11, Gossypium_hirsutum_v2.1, whole genome shotgun sequence.
aatgtgaataaaaataaataaatcatatgtAAATTTTCTCCTATTTGGACTCCAAAATATTTGGCCTAAATATGAGTGGTTAGAAGAAAAACATAAGTAGAATCAAATATGTTGATAGAGAAAAATTAAGTTGGTTCATAATAACACTATTTAATATAACATGTATATTCTAATTAATctgattaaatcttaattagcaTGCATACACCAACAGTCTTAAGCCCGGAGCATGAAACTCAATTGATCAAAACAACTATTCTGTAAATCGGGAACAATAATAATGAAGAGGTTAGTTCTATATCCAAACCAACACTTAGtataattatacatgcatatatatgtaaaatttctAATATACATATAGAGCTCGCTTTCGAGGCGAATTACAAGCATAATGATGAGGAGCTTAATCACCAAAGAAGAATCACCTGATACGAATGAAACCCAGCCCAAGTTAAGTTTTTGAAGATAGAGCAAGTCCTCTCCTCCCTTTACTCGACAAGCGAAACATTAACTAAAACCCTGTTTATAATGATGAGGGGTTTAATTAGTTCTTTAAAACCAAGTTGCCAAGGTAAAAGATCTTGATCTTCAAGGTCTTCATCACCGCCAACAAGCTGATCTTACTCTGTTTCTTGGGGTAAATCATCATCCCCGCCCCACTGTTCATGGCCGCCTTCACCTCTTTCCGGCTGCGCAAAGAAGAGGCACGTTTGAGTTCTTCGTTGAATTCCTCCCACAGCATGTCCATTTTCTCCCTGTCCTCACCGTCTCTCTTGTTCGCTTCACTTTCCGATGATAAGCAGGAGACGGAGAAGTTCTTGCTTCTCAtcggttcttcttcttcttcttcattattATCTCCATATTCGGGATATACCAAGGAAGTTACACGCCATAACGATGGTAAAGAGGTGAATTGAGGCAAAGGATTGGTGATTTTCGGGAAGCTAAAATCTTCGGAGACCATTACGATCCGATCCCCagtaaaaacaaattaagaaattatgGGTGGGGAGGAGGGAGGAGATAGAAGATCAAAAAGACTCAAGCGTTagtaagaaaaatatataggtatACGTGTGGAAGGGGAAACCATAAAACAAAGTCAAAGTGAAGATGGCTCCTTCATTCCCGGCTAGCGCCGGATTGTTCGGATGAGATCAATTTCATGGAAACACACCCGTCACTGAAATTGATGTGAGCGACGATACAAATATATTGCCAACTAGGCCTATAAACAAAGTAtgtatttagaaaaatatttattcGTGGTGAAAAACCCTAGCCGTCAACtttttttagattaaattttgtTTCGGCAGCCGGGCCGTGGACCTTCGGCTCATTATTTTTCATgactttttcatcatttttattttgttttaaatttaaatttatattatcattttttataatgttttgtTCAAAAGTAAGTGTGTTttcatttttacttatgttttcaTATGAGATTTATTAATGTAAGGATAATATGGGATTTATGCAGAATTATTCTCAAAGGGTTTTATCATGATTGATTTGGTGATGAAGAggctataatataaatataagtgGTTTGATTAAGTtgacacattttttttctctaGATTCTTCCAAGAACgaagccaaaattttttttaagggggccgaaatgaaattttaatttttaatagtctatatctttataatttttaaaggattaaattaattttttataattttagggggcaaagtataattttacctttactaatttaaaattttaaaaaattttaaagaacttaaatagcaatttttcattttagagaaGGGCTAGGGCCTCTGCCAATTCTTCTAGATTCGCCTCTGGATTCTTCCAATGTTACAATTAGTGCCCGTTTGcctttttaacttttttgaaATTATTCTAAAGACATGacattatgtattaatttatagtaaattttttattgtaattttatactcttattatttattattctattgaTGATcacaatttctttaaaaaaagcaAGTATTTATGTTAtctcattttaaattaaaatgacgTGAACCTACCAACCCTTGGACGTTTACATTAAAGAAGATACTGCCAAGCcaacaaataaaaattgaaattaggcgtttatatttagaaaaatatgtatatggttttatgttattataaattACAAACCAACCAAGCCTTGGGGTGTGGGCCAAAACATGGAAGATAGATGATATAAGCAGGAAAAACGTGGGTGACTTAGTGTTGACTAGTTGGTTACTTGTTGGCGACGCCGTCCACCCTGGGTTGGGGGTCATCATCCATCGCTAATGGTGGACTAATTAGAGAACCATCCCCGACTACTCTCTCTAATAATCTAATTCCATTCCCACATGCCTCTCTTAAATGCCCCATCTTTCTTACCCCTAACTTTTACCCCACTCCACGCTAATCTTATATTCATTTTctcaaatgcatatttttatttattttttaataatttaatttttatcagaataaattttttaatagtttaaaattaaattattttctttcatttttttaaataattaactgGACAACTTCCAATCGAATATACtacataattttttaactttttttaataaataacggTTTACAATATAAAGCAACGAAAAATATCGAATATAAATATTTACACTCATTGCTTGAACTAAATGTCAAAATCCCAATACTATAACATCATTATTTAGCACGGCAAACCACCAGTGAGAACGTCAAATTTATTTGAACTAAAAATTGAAAACCGTCAAAATTTTTTAAGCACTCGAAAATTTCATTAGATGGTAtataaaattctttattttttgaaatggaatttttttttatacttaGAGGCATTATACTAAATGGTATTTAGAGTGGTGATTCtccattaaaaaaaaactaccaATTACACATCTTACTATCATGCATACAAAGATATGAAAA
It includes:
- the LOC107923082 gene encoding uncharacterized protein; protein product: MVSEDFSFPKITNPLPQFTSLPSLWRVTSLVYPEYGDNNEEEEEEPMRSKNFSVSCLSSESEANKRDGEDREKMDMLWEEFNEELKRASSLRSRKEVKAAMNSGAGMMIYPKKQSKISLLAVMKTLKIKIFYLGNLVLKN